The window TAGctattaacattcatttgtgtcCATTCCAGGCCACATGACTCCTTCAGCTGATGTGCGTGAGGGTCTTTACCTTGATCTCTGGTCTCTGTTGCTGTCGCCACCGAAAAGCAGCTCTGCAACCACATCCTCCTGAGCTGAACGCTTTCCATACCTGGGAGAGAGATAAGGAGAGCAGTTTTTATTGGATGGACAGCCTTGAACCATAGTGTCCAGAGGACGCATCCCTCCACTggcttttcatctagcgccacctCTAGGTTGAAGATTTCACTTCTCCAGGGAAATTTCTCAAAATGGTGATGATCATGTCATGTGATGgtatgatcaaatacctgcaaaactaatgacattcccatcagcctcggctATACTTTGTGTCTAGCgctaattagcaagtgttagTATGCTAATATGCAAACTGAagtggtgaacatggtgaaggTAATacctgtcattgtgagcatgttagcatattGATGTTAGCAACGTTGTGcttaagtacagcctcacaaagctgctgcagactgtTAGGCTTGTTAAAAATACATAGCACATCTTATATTAAGTCACTTAcacctcatcatcatccatccccATCCTTCTTAAACAGTATTATTTCAAGATTACTTCATGATCTACTTGCATGTGCTGCAGATAGAGTTTTTCACATCTACAAAGTTGGtggactcacaagagacagattcaAAGCAAAATAGAAGTGAGGATAGCTTTGATTTTCTCTCTAAAATGAGtcaaaacactggatcctacatttcccataaaaaTATGCAGTTGGCACAAATGAAAGCAACACTGTTTTTCAAAATAGTAGTCTGTGTCCTCTTACCCTCGTCTGTCTGCCTTTAATATATTGGTTCACTTCCCCTCACTTTGTTCCCCAGGCTTTAATTTTACAAAACCGTGCAtgctggcgtgtgtgtgtttaaatgttgGTGTGTGTAAGAGGATGTCATTTCCAAGTCTGGATGAGTCTTATAATTCTCTTGATAAGGAAACCAGGGCTCCAAGAGAGCTGCAAATGTAAAATCACAGAGGCGTTTAACAGAAAGTTTACttggtaatgtgtgtgtgtttctctgtgtgtgtgtgtgtgtgtgtgtgtgtgtgtgtgtgtgtgtgtgtgtgtgtgcatggaacAGCGCAACTCAACGAAACCCCTGCAGCGCGACCTGCAGTTCCCCTATTTTCCCATCAACCACCTGTTCCACCACCCCCATGACCCCAGCACCCAATCTTATGCTTCGTTACACGCACAGGgaggtgcgtgcgtgtgcgtgcgcgtttCTTCGCCTGTAGGAAAGTAATCGAGCAGCTCAcgctctctgtctcagctgtcacACAGTGCGACACATCAGGATGTAAAATGTTTTGCGCCCTGATAATGGCCCGTCTGCAGCCATATATCTCCCTGAGTCTCCCTGGTTGGTCCTGCTCTTATTGTCTTATTACCTATCTGAatgtctttctctccatctaaTCTTCCCTGATCTCTCTGTATATCTACTTTCTCTAGTGCAATTTTTCCCTGCTCAGgctgtctttctttcttactgTCTGTAATCAGTGGTCAGTTTGCCTCTTCATATCGGTGATATCTGGCCATCTTTGTAAGACCCAGAGGGACCAGCTGCTGTTCTATTTCCACAGTCATCTAAGACTCTTCATGttattttgcatgaaaatgttaaatactgGAGGGTAACTtcaatatataataaaaatgataatgaaaCTAATTATTTTGCTTCACATTGTACAAGTTGAGCAATCTTTCTATGAATTAGGGATAAGACTGGAGAAAATCTGCTTTATTGTGccacaaactgaatattttttgtgtttgtgtctttgaggATTTGGAAAGAACAACGGTAAGTTTGGTTTAAAGACCCAGGTCTGCTTTTGGTTGCTTGGCTCTGTGAGTGTAATCTAAAGGAAATGCCTGAGGATCACAGCGTGGGTGCTTTCTAAAAAGTCTCTAAAATGATTTTAATCCTTTTCATTGATAGCTGCTCACTTCTTTTTTCAGGTCATTGTATTAAACTTTGACTGGAATCTCCTCTGAAAATGAACAACTGCTTTTAAACTGAACCAATCAAACTaaaccaacaaaaacagtcTCAGAACTTTGTTGCTATGTTCTGTATAATTACATAGTTCTTTCCAGGAGACTTCCTAAAATTAAACTGGCTTAAACCTCACCCAAAAGTGTTTTCTGAAGTGTGAGAGCTGAAATCAGTTGAAGTCATGGTGGAAAAATGCTCCCACCCAAACGCTGCTAAACCACCACAATGACTGATCGATGATTTATCTGGTTTTCATGTCTTTGGTAAAGACTCCCGTGTATTCGTGCAGGTATACAAAGCTCTGAGCTGCCATATATACAGTTGTTAAGCACCAAAAGCACCTGACAGCCCAGATCCATCAGTTTGATCTAGCGTGCAGAGCTTTAAGCACACGCCCATCACATTCCCCAGCATACGACCATGAGTTCCCTTATGACATATGATCTTCATCTGCAACTGCCAGCGAAATGAAAAAAACGTCTAACTTGAAACAAATTGACTTTCAATGGCATTAGGAGTCTTCACTAAACTGAGTATCCAAATATCAATGACCCATTTGGCTTTCATGAATAAGAACAGATGAGCTGGACTGCTTCAAATCAAAAAATACGCCATCTGACAATTTCATCCTGACTTTTATACCTGAGAGCAGCAGGCCTCGTCTCAGGCCTCACTAACTGGATTTGAGATTCTGTCTTGGGTCCATCTGTGCCGATTATTGCTCTGGTTTCGTTGATTTGGTGGCCTGGAGATTTTGGAGAGTGGCTGGTAATCTAATGTACTGAGCTCCCGTGTGAGGGCGAAGGGTTTGCGGGTGGAGGAGACGTGAAGTGCACTGCACATCCACGGAGCTCCAGGCTTAAGTAGGAGCAGGAAACTCAGTTTCTACAATGACCTGAATAAATCAATGTGAAATGTGGACTAAAGAAGCAAAAAAGATGCTTTTAAGAGTTTAACACCTGAAGATCCACACCTGGGAATCCACATATGGTCTGTtacacagaggaggatgaggaaccTCCATAACTTTAAGACTGAACCTTCAGGACTGTGTAAAAGTCTttagggagggaggggtgaacAGAAAACAGGGGGGATAGTTGTCGTGTTTCTTTTGGATAAATGGAGCTTAGTCTGACTTTTTAATTAAAGACAAGGAGggattttattgtattttattctgtgttCCCTTGTCAGATTTGccaggaagacaaagaagaagaaaaaaagaagatcaCTGTGGGTCATAATGGTGCccagtttattattattatagttgtagtgaattacaaaaaaaaaaagtgtcttgaATATTCACTGAATAGACACTGTTTGCCAtgaattaagttttttttttttatacacatataGTGCGTGTGCAATGGTGCCTACTGTGAAAATTATTATCCCACTTAGATACAGCGATACTGcagtaaaatcttaattttggtattttacttcattttatattttcacatttggaAAAGACATTGAGGAAGTCTGTGGAGGTATAAAGTCTGAATATTAAATATAAGATCCAGCTCTCCTCTCAACACCAGTGATTTGGCAGCTGCATCATTTTGGacaactcccccccccccaactattaaactacacacatacatgcatgtaccATAAATACCCGTCCCACACGCTGGATgtgtattgtatgtgtgtgtgtgcacatacctCTGCCTGGTGATCAGATTGATGTAGTGCCTCAGGGCGGTGTAGTACTTGGCCAGCTCTTCGGGTGGGGCATCTTCTCCGGGGTTCTCAGGTTTTGGGGGGTAGGCGTCCGCCAGCGTTCccagacacaccagcacacacagcactacAGCCACCAGCACCGTCCACGGCTTCAGCATCACGGCCATCTGGAACAGGGCAGCAGGACGCGGGGAGTTGTGGAAGCTGAGGCTCCGAAGTTTTGGATTAACTCTAACAGAATAATCAGGATGATCAGTCTTAATTATTTGATTTTGtaatgcatttttcttcttcagctacTATTTGATTGTGGTAATTGTGGTGTGTGATGAAGAGTCTTTTTGTTTCCATTGCATCTTTGTTCAGAGGGATGAAGTTGGAAGATCTTTCATTAAAAGATCAATAAGCAAAAAGAAACTATCACCTCCTATCATGGATTTTTGATTGAATTAATCCCATGACATCTTAAAATCTCTAAAGGAAATGGAGAGTGGAGGTGCCACAAGGGCTGATAAAGACATTTTCGCTTTCTTTTATAATGAGAAAAATGTTTGGTGCATGTCAAACCTCCCCTGAGGGGCACGGAGTGGAAATAcgctgtcatttattttcccaGAAAACGTCCACTCAGCCTCAGCTGGCTGACGAGTAAAtagagatgtgtgtgaagcagctaAACAAGTCAATATGTAtcatgtacagaaaaaaaaaaaaaaaaaaaaaaaaaaacctcttcagGCATTAGATTGACTTATTGTCAGACTTCCCTGGCTGAGTGTTGCTTAGTTcctgaggaggatgaagagaattGATTAAGTCCAGctgaggaaactcatttcacaCGTCTTCAGGGAGGTTTTGGTGGTTATTATGAAATGGACATAATTAATCATTGTGTGCTGCACAGATGTGTTAATAATGCTGGGCATGCTGTCGCAGCAGGGAAATCTCAGTTCTAGCGTATTGTCAGGCAGTTCTATACTTTCTTTAATGTGAGCTTCAtatcattattatcatgatTATTATCAATAAGACTACTACAACAAGTACTAttcatagaaaaaaataatagcGATGTTAAgatattaaatattcatcttAGTCTTAGTTGTGGGAATGAATGGGCATCAATGCCCGCCACAGTCAGGTAAAAGTTGCTGAGGAGGGCAAGAGGCAGTAAAACCTCAGatgtgacacaaaaaaaaaaaaaaaaaaaaacaactgagagaaaacaaaaaaacaaaaacaaacaaacaaacaaaaaaccttcaATCCCTCTCatcatttgatcatttattcTAACGCTGATTTCGCTGCCTGTTTAGTCAGACCCATTAAATATCATTAACTTCGGGTCTGAGTTGTGTCCTGTTACAGCTGGATTACCTTTGTGCTTCTTTCTACTGCTGCCTCCGATGTTTGCAGTAGGGGAAACGGGGTtacaatgcatttttttttaaaaaaatcagtgaaaaagAGCAGGTCAGCTCCTGCATGTCTGCAGTGAGGCCATGCGGTATCAAACAGACCGACATGTTTACCTTGTGTCGGTGGATGCGCGCTGTCCGTGGTTCTGAACgcgcagccagcagcagctcctgcagacgATCATACTTTAACCAAACTTCCTGCACAAACACGACCTGAGAGCTACGAGGCCGAGTTTAACAGTGAAGCCAGGATCAGTTTTATACCTGCACAGACGCGTGCAGGCTGCTGACAGAAGAGGctgaacacagagctggatggggtctttttttttttttttttttttttttttttttaagtggctGCAATCTCCtccaaaacaatatttttttcttacttCTTTTAGCTCCTTATATCTAGCCATAACGTTAAATCGCGCTTTTCTTCTTAGATTGCAAACGGCACATCCTCAGAAATCATCTAGTAAATTGAAAAAcagatatatttatttatttatttatttatttattgatcagGTAATGACATCagatgcttttcttttcttgctggTCTATGTGcaaaagttaaagaaaaaagGCAGCGACTAAACAAAGATTTCGAGGTCGCAACATCTCTTTAGGAAATTTTGCTCCCAAAAGTTGAAAATTGTCTTCTCTGCAATCTGCATTTATTTCTCCAAAtactggggggaaaaaagcctgTCATGGATCACATGAACTTTTTCTCTATAGACCAGGTTAAAACCATGTTATTCGTCCTGGATTCGTCCCCGTGAAAACGTTACAGATGGATAAACGAAGAAAAGTAAGAAGTGTTCAGACTTACTTCGAGAGGAGTTTGGAGGTTTCAGGTAGAAGTCGGAACAACAGGTGGTTTTTCCCAGCAGCAGATGTCGAGGATggctttcttctctcctcctcgatcAGTTTGCACCTTGCTTTCAAACTCCGTCAGAGGTGATTTATATAGTTCTGCAGCAccggaggagggaggggttACACCACGGTGCGTGagcgcgtgcgcgcgcgcgaGTGCGCGGTGTGTGTGAAGCTAAAGGGTGGGTGAACAGGCCGAATGCGtcagatggtgatgatgatgatgatgatgatggtggagaCATTACTAACGCGTCGGTCAcgctgtcttgtgttttttgagTTAACAGATGACATTTGGAGCCACGACACTCAAAAGCTGCatcagtggaggagagaaaatgtttaCTGTGGATTTCTATCAGCTTCCTCCTGAAAACCAACTGGGTTCCAGCCAGCATGACCCCTGTCCCATAAATCAAGACTGCAAATTCCCCCCTAAAAGGCAAGGAGAAAGCAATATCTAcatgaaaaatcaatgaaatatCACTTTACATGTCTGAACTGTTCCATCTGCATCTGTCCACCTTTGCTGATATGGTGGGTTTTTGGGCAACGCTGCCACAGGGATGGCGTAGGCAGCAACTTTATGGAACATTAATAAAACTGACTTAAATCATTATGGCGTGTCTCTACGATCAGCTCGACTATGTCTTTTCATGAGAAAATGAGCTCCACTGGATGAGACTGATGTGTGGAGACACTTACGCTTAAGTGCCTCAGTTGGACTATTTGATTGAAAGAAATTAAGCTGCTACATAATTATGCTGAGgatacatttattttctctgtcacactccTAATTGTGCAGACTtcttaaatgatgatgattagaCAGGGCGCTCAAAGCCGGCCTGCTTCCTGCCACTAGGCGGAGCTCTGTTCTGCATATGGTgtagctgacagacagacagacagacatgagggcATTTCATTGGGAAGTCACGTCAGTGTCAATAAGAAAGTGTGATGACGCAGTGTCTCAGAAAGCCTCCAAAGCTTTGACGCACAATCACATGCGTACcatatgttttcatgcatgaCGTTGTCTCTTTCCAGCCGCCTCAGGCATCCATCCACCTCCTTcatgacctcctcctctttctgatTTTTCTCTTTGATATAATGACATCAGTGTCTTGCTCTGATCGTCCAGCCTGCGTCTGCAGCTTGAAGCCAGGCCCGGTGCCACCTGTCTCTCACAGGAAGATTACCTTTAAAGTGTCCTCTGTGATGTTCATATGGGTGACACGCGTAGTGCACTTAGTTCAGCAAGATAATCCACTGGAACCCTCCAACTCTATAAGATCATTTGAATTTCGTTATTCTTTCAGAATAAACACTTGACACTGGTTCAACCACAAGGGTGTCTTTTATTTGTTAACTTGATGGCGAACTCGGCCCAGCTGATGCGACGCCAGCATACGCCGGGATGGTTATCGAGTGGACCCACTCTCACACTGTGAAGTACAGACAGTTTGGGTTAAACAtgatgagagtgagagagcttTTTCTGAGAGATATTTACCACTTTTCTGTTGGAATGATCAGGCAGTTTTACCATAATGGGTTTCTTTTAAGGAGATGGGGATATGAAAAGTATGTAGAAATTCAGGAAACACTCACACTATTCAAAGCAGTGTTACACCCTCAGGATTATAAATCCTTCAAAAGGTGGACAAAACCTGTGGGAGCTGTATCAAAGATTAGGACATATTGTTTTGGTACCCTGAACCATCAGTTATACAGGCCACTGATTAATGACATCACACCAAAGCACATCAATATCAAAGTCTAAAACAGCCTGCTCAGCTCTTCTaagagatgtgtgtgagagtgtaaaGATGAGCTCTGGTACGTTCATGTACAACTCAAATCGTACAGGAtggaacaaaaaagaaaccaatCAAACAGACATGCTCCAGCTGAACACTCCTTGATCCAGATCAATAACACATATAGATCCTTATCTGTACACAGAAGCTTGTGGGGAGTAATTATTGTACCAATTAGGATGATACAAATCTAAACAGAGACAATTCACGTGGGAGTGAAGCAGATGGAGAGAATTAAGTCACAAATGTTTGGAGAGCTAGAGAGAGCGGGGCTGAATGGCTCGTAGCTGGATGAGTGATGGGCTTCACACGTTGAGTGACTGAATGAGCTTTTGCACTAAAACATCACCAAGACAGTGAAAAGAGGCAGCAATCCAGGCCTGTCAAATCatgctggttttgtttgtggTAGGAACAAAGAACATGAAGTGAGGAAGTacaatgtggaaaaaacagGCCCTGCTCGTGCATAAAGACTCAATAAAACCTTTTCAGTCTGAAGCAAAAATCGATTTTTTTATCTGCCTCTCACAGTGTTTCATAGCTTCAGATCCTAAAGGTACAGAATACCTACGTCCATGTGAAAATCATTGTTAACAGTTGCATTGAGCTAACTGATAATGTGTTAGCGCTTGTCAGCTGTCGGCCACTGCAGCAATTTGTGTGTTGAGTTCTGCTATGAATTCACTGATCACACTGACTTCAGTCTGGAACCTCAGTTTTtttgactctctctcttttagctctgtttttggtctctaccaacccTTGAAGGAAAcatgtggctctttagctgctaaatgctcctttatgttgatgttttgaagCATCCTAACCAATAAATAACACTCAAAAATGAATAACAAACCTTTACTCAAGTCACCAGCTTTTCGAACTTCATGTGCATCAAAAGCTACATGTGAATCATTAACACTGTCAATCATATGGTGACTGACAACATATAAGACTTGCATAAAAAGTGGATTCTGCTGGAACTGACAGGTTAAACCACTGCCTAATGATCAGGCTTCATAAACATAGTATATTTTGCATCATCATTGGTGTGCACCAATGAGTGGTAATTATCACATgccagcatgttaacatgctaatctAAGATATGTGGCTAAACCCAGGCCCACAGAGCTTTTGGATGAACTGGCATTCATAATCCCCAGAGGATGAGCcaatgacttttcctctggttCCACCATTAGGTCACCCTTGTTTTTCATGggtttcttctgtgttttaagGCCCTGTACTTTGCGTGGCCTTTACACTTTATTACGAGTAATCATCATACATGGATTCATGAGTTTTATAAGCTGGTctgatgtcactgcagctgtgaaatTAGGTTTTTGTGATTGTCGTTCTGAGTGTCCTGACAATTGGATGGTTTGCCATGACATTAATTGCGCTCAACTAATTGCAATTTGGGTGATCCTCTGGTGTTTCATGTAGCACCACCATCAAATCAAACTACTTGTTAATTTATGGCCAAATATgtgcaaaaataatgacattccaGTCAACCCTGATCAGTTGTACCTTGTGTGTAGCGCAAATTGGCAtatgttagcatgataacacAGATTAAGATGATGAACAAGGTAAACATTACAGCTGCTAAACATCATTCTTAGACTTGTTTTTGACTGTTGGGAGTGTTGGCAGTTGGACATTTTCCTGCTAATGACGACAAACCATTAGTCGTTCGTCTGTATGCAGCTGTGTTCTTTGAGCAGTTGAAGCTGAATTCTCTTCAGATATGACGTCAGTTCAATTTAAACAGTAGACAGTGTGGAtaatgttacacacacacacacacacacacacacacacacacacacacacacaatgctatAAAGGCTGGTGAAGTTACCACAGCTTCATATCAGGATGCAATTTTTAATAGGAGGGAGGTATCACATACCTACATAATATAACTAATATGAAGTGCACATCAATATTGCAATGCAATATTATAGTACTAGAGAAAAATGCAATCAGATATTAGTTTCCGCTGCTGCAAAGCATGAAATCTAATCGTATAAATGTAATTACTTGGCTGGATTATGAAAAAGCTTTGACAGAAAATAAcagatgaaggagatgatgaTTTACTCCCCGTGATGGATATCCTTGCTTCGTTTGCATGAAGTGAAACTAGCGGCTGCCTGGAAGGTGAGAATGCAtcttaaatgttctttttggTGTTCTGAAGCAAGTTACGATgtagaaaaaaagcacagtttgtAGTTAAATGGCTGAAACGTGCCACCCACAGGATGTTCCTTTATAGAAATGGAATTTCTCAGCTGTAAAAGACAATGTTAGTGAGCGAGAGCAGAGTGATCTGTGTTATACTAAACTTTTAAACttgaatggggaaaaaaatgaatatacttgacattttcttatttttccaaACACCTACTCATTCATACACTCTAATCTTGCTCTATCGCCacaatacacacagagaaagtcaATAAAAGTAGTGCAAACATGTCAGAGATTAGCTCCGAACCGTTATCTATTCCCCAAGCAAACACAGGAGCCAGCAGCCctactctgctctctctctgtgtgtgtgtgtgtgtgtgtgtgtgtgtgtgtgtgtgtgtgtgtgtgtgtgtgtgtgtgtgtacttgatGGGGAATATGTTTGGAGAGGTCAGCACACCATAGTTCCTTCCACAAATACTTTTACCTGTGATAATGCTTTACTAAAAGGGCAATTACTGACTATGCTGTGCgtctgtgtctgcgtgtgtgtgtgcacgcttgtGCGTGCGAGTCTACCCAAGACGCCACGTTTCTGCTGCCGATGACCCTTCTCGCTAAGATCCAACGTAATGTATGACATtgagacaaatgaaaaagatgaaacagaTCTGATATCAGTGGcagtaaagagaaaagagcCGAATGACACTGAACAGGATGAAACTGAAATGACCTGGAAAATTAGactgagatgaaaacaaacagaggcacACGACCATAATGAAGGATATTGACAGTAAGGCCAATTGTATTGTGAGTGTAATATTGAGCCTATAAACCTGCTGATCAGACTGTATCGACCTTTTCCATAATCTGATATTGACTGACAAGCCAATATCGAATGTTTGCTGCGGCTATATAATTATACATGGGGTTAAGGTTAGTGGCCAGCTGATCAATGCTAATTTAAGTGTCTATAATCAATAATTTTACATCAACAATGGATTACATGGCCACTTGGAAAAGGGTTCCTCATTATGATGAACTCGCAGAGAATTATCACTGACTGCAGCTCCACTCAGCTCTGTGGGGCCTTTGagcatctttcagttcattcttaaaatcttaaaatcagttttaaagGATTTCTTTGAAGCATTAATATTCCTGCATGTCCATAACTCATAAAAAACTGTTTCTGAGcaagttttatttcaaaattcTAACCAGAGGTTGCATATTTATTATAGGAGCCCTGCACATGTGAAACTGATGCTAAAGGGGAACCTTCAGTATCCTGGTTTGAAGTGTGAGGTCACTGACCAAGCTGCCATATTTGACGCTTTTGTTGATGTCAGGAAGATGAAGGTCAGGAGCAAGGAGTTCAGAACCACTGTCTCCATGGATGTTGACATGAGTGTTGGTTCCTCTGACTCATATCactctccttttcccttttgCTTCCATATGTTCATAAAGTGGAGTCTTAAAGCCTCTGGATGAGCATGAATTTCTGCTCAAATTGACCCACTgctgaaaaattacattttcaactCTTGCAGACGTGCCCGCCTCAATCTGAGCCGCCTACAGTCATTTTCTTGGGCGTTGCTCTTTCCATTGACCGTGCATGCATTTGCGGCGCCTCTAAAATTCACTTTGCGCTCATTCTGAGTGTGCTCAAACCAGAATTCGATGAGTGAAATTTCTTTGGCTGTCCCTGTGAAACATGAGGTGTTGGACGTTTGGTGACGTGGTGATCGCGTGCGCTCTAATCAGACAGCAagttaatgtcatttttttcagggGAACATCAACCTTTAACAAACTTAAGCTTTGTGAAACTCCACTGAAATGACTTGATTCTCATCCAAAGTTTTGTTGGAAGTGT of the Chaetodon auriga isolate fChaAug3 chromosome 16, fChaAug3.hap1, whole genome shotgun sequence genome contains:
- the pyya gene encoding peptide YY-A codes for the protein MAVMLKPWTVLVAVVLCVLVCLGTLADAYPPKPENPGEDAPPEELAKYYTALRHYINLITRQRYGKRSAQEDVVAELLFGGDSNRDQRSRYDGSYMW